Genomic DNA from Telopea speciosissima isolate NSW1024214 ecotype Mountain lineage chromosome 2, Tspe_v1, whole genome shotgun sequence:
TTGGTGTGACATGAGAACTGTGGAAGATACCCTCCACACTGGCAGCGTcagaaaccctctccctaaacTTTTTTAGTATTTATATCAACTCAACTAGACACCAATGGTAAAAGTATGAGTAGATTTCTACCAAGTGCCAAGGCAGTTGTCTAAGATGTGAAGCAACTTAGTTTGATATGACCTAGGTGATGAAAAATGCACCAAAACAGCATCCTTAGAGAGATTATAATTCAGAGTGACAGACTATCCATTAGAATTTTGTACCCTATTAACTTTCAGGTAGGGGGTGGGAGGAAAGTCCGGATGCAGTTCTTATGAAAGCCATCCAGAAGCGGTCGCATTAAAAAATCTTTCCAAGAagcgaagtgttttagttaaaTAAGAACTGCAGTATCAACATATCGGAGGTCTagtaaacaacaacaacaacaacaaaaaactaagccttatcccaactcaatggggtcggctacatggattcaaacaaaacaaagtagggaaaactgcggcctaataaaaaaaaaaaaggggggggggggggtgggatgaggagatgggaaaagaggaatGGGAAATGAGATGTTAAATGAAAAGTGGAAAATTGACAAATGAGAGGtggaaaataaaagtaaaagtaagtggaaagaggcacagcccagcaagtcaagAGAGCCACAGCTAAATAGGGTCTTGATGCCggtccaagcactaggaagaagaagaagccatgataTGGCTgctgttttgtttattttcgttggagcctttttcccatacttagttttattttcagtgTTTTAGTTGTCAGGGGTAAATCAGTATTTTACcccttttaaattgttttaagttGTGTTGCTTAGCTATacttcccctccacgatttctattAGAGGGTTGATATGTTTTGTAATTAGACTCAAACTTTGGATTTGATTTGAATCCTAGTCTAAGTAGAATTTTGGGTTTTAGCCTTGATTAATAAATAGCACatatcgtgggaggctcctccACAGTTCAATGAATAAAATTTCTGCTTCTTAGCTTGCTGCTGCCATAGCAGATTGCTCTTTGAGTGTACATCCTTgcggatctcaaggtggataggctGGGTggactcctacgactccttgcattgtgaagatcgggaagtttcttcaagttctcaagctgctgccattgatctcttcaatccagtaagtttgaatctgaaattttacttaaaccttcttcttctcatcctccagCCCAAACCCTCCTAATCTGTCCAGTCTTTCCCTTCATTAGGCCTAATCCGTACCCCGCCTTCatccactaaaccctaacctccattaaacctgcaaccaCCCCATTCTATCCTTAGCTTAAATTCTAAGCGACCCACATCCAGCCATCAGaccagccccaaactcccatcAAACATTCCTCTCATCCCTCCTTACagtcgatccaagtttcagccccaaactcccactctaaccccttcatctctttgctccattaaaacccaaacccaaaaccctaaaattcaattctgcccaatattgcagaatttcaaaactcatccaaaccctaacttctttataccatattaaccccctagacctgcccattaataccctataaacccctttcccaatatccaaccctaaccctagttttgccctaaagtagtaaaccctaacccaatcggctAGCCTTTGTGTATGACCCCATTACCCtagctcctagtgggattactcctacctaggactacattaggtctgctacatggaaccttcctcacaacttctcctatggtcattttaggtctgcccctagctcttttagctccttcgatcaggatcatatcactcctccttactagggtATCCCTAGGtctctgttgaacatgaccataccacctcaaacaactctcagagcttgtcattgatcgaggcaaatcccaagtcagctctataCGATGAttacgatcattccttactttatccttcctagttttctgCACAACCATCTTAAcattcattccttactttacccttcctagtttttccgtaCAACCATCTTAAcattcattccttactttacccttcctagtttttccgcacatccatcttaacatcctcatctttgctacacgtagcttctcaatatgacacttcttaactgcccaacattttgccccatacatcatagccagttgtacaacagtcctatagaactttcctttaagctttaaggaATAcatcggtcacacaacactccagacgcacctctccatttcatccatcgcACTTTAAtcctctgtgaaacatcatcttccatgtcacattctttatttatgattgaccccagatatttAAGTCACTTTGTggcatctctctttcctcaatttgcaccatgtcagtatccaccatagtatgactaaaattacacatcatatgcTCCATCTTCATTCtgctaatcttaaagcctcttctttccaaggtcgatctccaacatagttgtcacggcgtcacggcgatccaagtcggtggaggggtgtcacgtcgatatatcgacatgtcgcctgCCATGGCAACACCATGGCgggcatgtcgaccatgttttattttttattttctctatttttaatggtttaatagatgtatactcaagccatgttttattttttctctattgtttctcaagttttaagaagaaaattcagaaatcgaagaagaaatcgaagagggaaagaagaaacgaaagaaattgaagagggaaagaagaaatcgaaaagggaagaagaaatcgaagagggaaagagagacaagaagaagaaattgaagagggatgccatggcgtaggtcgccatgcaaccttctccagcgccaggacgccatggcacctggcgacgccatgacaactatgatctccaaagctctagtttagcgttaatccctacttttgtctaatccaccaaaacgatatcatcaacgaagagcatacaccacgggacctcatcttgaatgctcttggttagatcatccatgatgagcataaatagataagggcttaaggctgatccctgatgtaagCTAATCGTATTTGGGAATTCCTTGCTCTGACCTCcaacagatctcacactagtcaccacgcctTCATACATaactttaattacatccacatatttttACTCGACACCCCGCTCTTCACTAGGACATGCCGgcttaaatctctagggactcggtcataagctttttcaaggtcaataaagaccatatggagctatggtaaatgaccaaaaaagaaaaatttgagAGAACATGTTAGATGACACATTCTCCCCCAATGCCTTCTCTAAATATTTCCTCTTTGGGAGGGGCAAGGCCAAAACAAAGCCAAGGAAAACTTTCATGGAAATCCACGTGGAAGTGTAGGGTTTTCTAAAGCTCCCTCAAATAGTTAAAAGGCCTAATGCTTTACAATTCCTAGAGACTGCAACAAAAGCATGTCTGTGATATCCTATAGAATGAAGATGATTACTACTTGTTGGCCTCTATACGGTTTTGAAGTTCAAATGtccatattttgtttttttcttctttttgactCAATATCAgttcctcttttcttttattttaagtggAAAGATATTCCACTTTGTTTCTTAACTTTGTGTTATTCTTTACGCCTTCTCTGTCTTACTGTTATTCCTAGGCCTCTAAGAAACCTTCCATCTTCTGCAGCTCTTATAAGTTCCATAATGTTAAAAGTTTCATAACGTTTGTGACTGAAGAATCTAGCAAACCAAAGAAACCTCTTTACAAACAgccaaaaggggaaaaaaaaagaagaagaaaaaatgcatAGAACTGCAATGAATTATGACTATTTATGAAATTGACTGATGATAATGAAGAAGACCAAGATACTGCATAAGCTAACTATGCGAAAAAATGAGACTATTGTTTAGTAAAAgcaaatcaaataagaaaattCCTGCAAGGGAAATGCATCAATTACAGAAACAAAACACACCATAGATATTGGTGGTTAGATGTCAAAGTCGATTACCTTCAGTACTGACATGAAGGAAAAACTCCCAACCAGAGATGGCCTCTTCACAGGAGGTATCCTTCTTTCGGGTGTCATATCTTTACACAATTGTTGAGCTATTTCCTTCAGTAATACTAGTTGTGCTTTATCAGTCCCCATTGAAATAATTGCTTGCTTCATTGATTCCCTATCTGCCTCAAGTACCTGAAGCCTCATGTAGAGCTTTTTGATATCAGGATCCCCTATATCAGCCTGGTTCAGTGAATCCATTGGATTGTTCACGTAATCTTCAAAGGTTCCAATAGCAGGTTTGAGATCTGCACCATTGTTATAAGATACTCCTTGATGGATAGAGTCAACGGTATACACTCTGTCATTCATGTCATCTCCTAGATCGGATGCATTATCAACCTTTCTCAAATTAGAGTACTCCTCTGTCTGTGAAAAATCATTCATCTTTTTTAAGCTGGGAGCAGGCTTTGGACTTTCCATCCCGGAATACTGAATTGTTTCTTTAACTGTACCAGAGAATGAACCTACACTGTCAGTGGAGAACCTCCTGGCATGCCTAGGTCGCCTTGGAGACTGACCAACCACCTCTTGCTCAAAAATGTTCCTAGACCCAGAAAATTCCCCATCCAAACGATTGGTGCTGGGATTTCTCTCCAATTGATAGATTCTGTACTCCAAATTCTGCAAATGTTCCAGGGTACGAGGGGTATCACCAAGAGGTCGAGGAGTTTCACCAAAAGCATATTTTTCAAGATCAACATCATCCTCAATATCTGGATGACCTTGGGTTTCATTCATATTGCATCTCAAAGGAGGGTAGTCATATGGGAGAAATTCAAATTGGGATTCAACACCGTGAGCACTCTTCTCACCCTCCACCTCTGCATCAGTGAACCCAAAACTCAATATCCTGTGCTTGTAGGCCTGCACCTCAAAGGTGAGAGCTTGGATAGCCTGATCTCTCTTATACTGCAAGTCTTCCAATGCAAGAAGTTCTTGCTGATCATGGGCCATTTTCTCCTCTGCGAACCGTTTGAATTGCCGGGCTTCCATCTGAATCACGGCTTTTTCCCTCTGCAACCTCAATATCATCGACATGGCCTCATTTGCAGCAGATGAGGAAGCATTCCTTTCCTCCTCCAATTCAGTGTAAAGCTCCTGAATGGTTTGCTGCTGGCTGCTAACCATCTCTCGCAGGGCAGTACATTCGTTCTCAATTTCGATTCGAGCGACAGATGATTGATTGAAAGCAGATATAATATTCGGGAAACCATCTTGAAACTCATCAAACTTCCTTTTCACGGAACGTTCCCAAGTAACAGAGCCGCTGCTGATCAACGTGCAACTACAGCTGCAGCTACAGCATTTAAGAGAAACTGTTGAAGGAGGAGAGATTTCGGAATCCATAAACATACTGGCGTCAAACACAAACAAAACTTCAGCGAAGGATTAAATTTTTCCCGGAAGCTCGGTTTCTTCCGTAGCTATTCCAGATCCTTTTAATCTTCCCATTTACCAAATCCAACAAATCTAACAAGAAACtaatcaagaaaaagaaaaagaactctaaAACAGAAATTCAGAAttctaaaaaaggaaaaagaatctctctttctctctttctcgccCGAAAGCCGGCCCGCCCGCCCACCCGCCCTTCACATTCTATAACGCACCTGTAAGCAAAGCAAAATCAATATGAACAAGAaacagagagatagagagagataaagatcGTAATTCGCATACCATgggagaagtagaagaagccgAAAAGGAGATCAAAAGAGAGTCGATTTCCGGTAGCTTCCGGATCTGCGGGCCTGCAAACGGTAAAACCTGATCTTTCCCCCTGCTTTTCGGTGATTAAAACGGCAGCGGGAATTCGCAGGAAATAGAGTTTGCAGAGAGCGGGAGGccctccccaaaaaaagaacGAGGGAGAAGAACAAATCGACGaaatttgaaaccctagattgttttatttatattattattatgactattttttttttaagctttctCTCGGCtcgagaaagaagagagagcgagacttttgggattttttattttttaatttttgctgTGTAGTTTGTCcggaaaaccaaaaaaaaaaaaactgtaattGGGGAAACAAAAAGGAGCCCAACGCgcgcgtgtgtgtgtgtgtgtggtgtttTGTTGGACGCCGTAAGAATACTAACAAAATCCCTttatgttggtttttttttttttgtcccttgATCCAAATCCTCATCGAAAACTCCTTAATTTGGTAACTCTTTGCTTTAACCTCTGCCAAGTCAGCAAATACTAATTATGACAAGAATGATTTTATCTAAAGACAACCGGAATAAGAAACCAAAATCGGGATCCACCGTTTAAAATCCAACCGAAAAAATTCTgtttaattttggttttaaaaagtGAAAGCCTTGGAAAATTGGGTTTAGACTGGGCTGAGTTGTCTACGtggaatcaaaattttaaaaaactttttggttgttgatgaaaaaaaaagtcaagaaTCGTGTACAGTGTAGACTATgtcagggaaaaaaaataaccaGACTCGATCATAAATCGTTCGAGTCAATATTTTTACTCGAGTCATGACAGACAGATTTGaaaatttaatcattttttaaaaatccataAAGTTGATTCACTTAGAAAGAATAAGATACTAAATATGTATTCTAAAACATTGAGAAACCCTCTACTCCTCGTATCCCATGCATTGAtacataatttattttttagtttttcccatatttttctttatttttttaattttttactaatttatgcatatttattataattttttttggtaaatcatatttattgcattaaaaatataagaaaaacatGACTCACCTTGACACAGCCAAATCACCAAATTTTTCTGAAAAATGAATAGAGTCAGAAAACATGGTTTTCTAGAGTGAAACTTCATTTGATCAATacaattttagttttaaattaaaaCCATCGATTTAAAGATAAAGTACAAAATGTATAAACTGTATCTAATCGAACTAAACTTTAACAATATTAAACGTTACATTCATGTGTATTTGTTGAGTTGTGTGAAATTTCCTACTATCTGTTTCTTTGTTGACTTACATATAAAGGATAAGAAGGTATTAGATTTGACATTGTGAGACTACATCTTCATGAAGTTTAAATTTTCTTCccaactttatttgttttagtagATTCTTTCTACTTAAACCAAATTATTGAGATGATGTATACACGGAAAGAAATAGAATACAAAAACCATataagaaccaaataaattcgACCGATCCCATAATTATTTACCATAATTTACCAATTGAACTAATGCTAGTAATTGCTTTCCaatccttttgtttattttattttttgatgaaaatagaaaattataTATTAATAGGATGGCAAACTTGTACAATGTTCAATGACACAAGTACATTAGTATTAGTAGATTGTTTTGATAAAGATCTAAACCAAGTTAGAAGAGAGGGATCCATCAAAGGTTTGAACATAACATCTTTGGATCGATCCAAAATCTgcaaaaaatagtttaaaactaaaaaaggcCAAAGAGAACGGGAtgaagttggaagaagtccaggtagTGCCGTGTtggagcaccaaacttcttccAGCTTCAAACCTCTCGAGATAGCCTAGTCAAGACCATTGAGAATAGCAATCAGCTCGGGTTCCAGTTCATGATTATTTTTAATCCGACCTGCAGTCAACAAAATGAATttgccatctaacaaaatgccaCAAATCCACCTAGAACAGCTCATGTCTGTGGAATCAAACCTTGGGcataacaaaataggaaaaatctaTAGTAGGTATATCAAGCCTAGGAAGATCATGCATAACCTTATCAGTAGACAACATTACATCCAAATTAAACGAGGGACGAGCAATATGAAGATCCTTCATCCAAAGTTCAATCCTCCGTAAAATACTAAGAGGATTAGGCTTAAACGAACAAAACACATAATTGTTTCTAAAATTCCAAATGtaataacaagttataataaaaatagagaaaaaccaACAAGAGAGGGCTTATAAAGCTTGCGACTTAGAAGGGTAGAAATGCATAATTGTCTCAGAGATAGGAATGAGATGAATTCTGTCCTCAGACCCAAAGGACCAGCTGCCCAGATATGTTTAACCCAGTCACAAGAGAGGAATATATGTCAGAGGATCTCACTACAAGTGCCACAGAAAGCACAAGTGGGGTCGACCTGAGTCCATTTCGAAATAGTATCCTTAATTGGAATCCCTACATTTAATACACGtcaaacaaaaattttaaacttaaggaagaagattgagtttccaaaaaaatttccaccaagtgGTTAAAGAAATATCATAATAGAGGTGCAAGAAAGAAAATTAGCCGCTTTTTTAGTAGTAAAATGGCCATCTCTAGCAAGAGTACACCACCATGAATCAGGAGAATCAAAACAAGGAATATTGAGAATATTGGATAGACAAGAAGGAATAGAATTCCTAAGTATCTCCTAATTCCAACATtcattagaaagaaaaagactAACTTTTTCAAGGTAAGTTCTTTGAGATTCCCCAGTTTTGATAGTAAAAGAAGGAATGGATGGGATCGAAGGATCAGTCCAAAAATAAGTGTCGCATTCATTCTCAATTCTTCTGAAACAAAAGGAACAAAGGGGTGTAATGATTTTAGTGATACTATTCCAAGACCATGATCCTTTTTTCAATCTTGTACTGGGATAAAAAAGAGAGGTATTGGGAAAGTATCTGGCTTTCAGGACCTTGGTCCATAGAGAACTTTTGTCAACCAAAAGCCTCCACCccaatcgaagaagaagaacattgtTTTGAATTCGGGCAGGGCAAAAGCCCAAAACCACCAAGAGATGTGGGAGCACACATATTTTTCCAAGAAATGAATCCTTTTGTTTATTCATAAGTACTAGTTTGGGATTTATTTTTTACAATAGTCTAGCCCCAACAAATATTCCACGTGtcataaaatgatcaaaaaccAATGATAAATAGGTTCCATCCACTGTTCAAGTCCTCGGACTCAAAAACAGGATCCCCGATCCAATCTTGAACTCTAGAAAAATCATTGGATCGAATCGATCCCAATCATTTGAAATCAGGATTGGATTTGGCCGATTTGACAGATCCACCCACGATCCAAGATCGTAATTACTTCAATATTGTACcaagaaaaaacataaatatcATGAGGTTACcagtcactcttttttttttgggaaaattacatgattagctacttctgggttttcatttacaaaactgtccaccctatgtttgagttaacaaaaatagacaaaaacaagtttaaggtttacaaaactggacaaaatagtgccTCTCCCTCCCAAAATTACTTtcttagacatttttacccctgcctttgccttctcgcccaggcatcctccaTTCCCTGCAACCCAACCCTGTCCCctccaccgccattctctgctatccAAACCCgcccctcccttcccttccctgtgATTACCCAGGATGCCTGAGCGAGAAGGCAATGGCAGGgataaaaatgtctaaaaaagtaagagagggagggagagacactattttatccagttttgtaaaccttaacttgtttttatatatttttgttaactcaaacatagagtggactgttttgtaaatgaaaactcaaaagtagctaatcatgtaattttccctttcttttttgaaCAGATTCTACCGTGGGCCCATAGGTCATTAGGTGTGACAGTCTAAGGAAGGCGGGAAAAGATCCTCTGCTAACATCTGGGGATGAGTGATTGAAGAGAAGTTGGACGCTCAagtagttggagaggatccggatcctcttGGGTGCCCAAGAAGAGAGGGCAACCAGGAAAGCGGAGTTGGGGGAGTGTCTAACATCTGATTGGGAGTGTTGGGGGGTGTCGAACCAGCGATCTCTCCCATGGACTTAGACTAGCACTCGTGTGTTGACAGCCACCTCCATTCTAAGAGGCATCCCCCCTTAATACTATGATTTGACTTTTAAACATTTTAGCTAAATATAATGAGTATGGAGGTATCACCCACATGGATTTAGTAATCGGAATCGCAATTGGTATCAATCTCGGTAGATATTAATCCGATACCGATCCAGATTAGTTCGAATCGGCTCACAGTTGTCTGATAGAACGGATCtaccccttttttgttttttcaaatattggattttttattttattttttgcccttgattcatgatgattcaTCGATACACGATCGACTAAGAATCAATATTGGCCTCTGCTAGTACTAATACGAATCAACCAATCCAAtatcaattcctcaaaccatgctaaTAAAGTCTTTGATTCATTGTAGCACCAAAgggatatatat
This window encodes:
- the LOC122652188 gene encoding myosin-binding protein 7 isoform X1, encoding MFMDSEISPPSTVSLKCCSCSCSCTLISSGSVTWERSVKRKFDEFQDGFPNIISAFNQSSVARIEIENECTALREMVSSQQQTIQELYTELEEERNASSSAANEAMSMILRLQREKAVIQMEARQFKRFAEEKMAHDQQELLALEDLQYKRDQAIQALTFEVQAYKHRILSFGFTDAEVEGEKSAHGVESQFEFLPYDYPPLRCNMNETQGHPDIEDDVDLEKYAFGETPRPLGDTPRTLEHLQNLEYRIYQLERNPSTNRLDGEFSGSRNIFEQEVVGQSPRRPRHARRFSTDSVGSFSGTVKETIQYSGMESPKPAPSLKKMNDFSQTEEYSNLRKVDNASDLGDDMNDRVYTVDSIHQGVSYNNGADLKPAIGTFEDYVNNPMDSLNQADIGDPDIKKLYMRLQVLEADRESMKQAIISMGTDKAQLVLLKEIAQQLCKDMTPERRIPPVKRPSLVGSFSFMSVLKWVTSFVFWRKKACRSKYMFGLSAENMGLLMLLDKGPRMRPWRCLTNVRART
- the LOC122652188 gene encoding myosin-binding protein 7 isoform X2, whose protein sequence is MFMDSEISPPSTVSLKCCSCSCSCTLISSGSVTWERSVKRKFDEFQDGFPNIISAFNQSSVARIEIENECTALREMVSSQQQTIQELYTELEEERNASSSAANEAMSMILRLQREKAVIQMEARQFKRFAEEKMAHDQQELLALEDLQYKRDQAIQALTFEVQAYKHRILSFGFTDAEVEGEKSAHGVESQFEFLPYDYPPLRCNMNETQGHPDIEDDVDLEKYAFGETPRPLGDTPRTLEHLQNLEYRIYQLERNPSTNRLDGEFSGSRNIFEQEVVGQSPRRPRHARRFSTDSVGSFSGTVKETIQYSGMESPKPAPSLKKMNDFSQTEEYSNLRKVDNASDLGDDMNDRVYTVDSIHQGVSYNNGADLKPAIGTFEDYVNNPMDSLNQADIGDPDIKKLYMRLQVLEADRESMKQAIISMGTDKAQLVLLKEIAQQLCKDMTPERRIPPVKRPSLVGSFSFMSVLKWVTSFVFWRKKACRSK